One genomic segment of Mytilus trossulus isolate FHL-02 chromosome 4, PNRI_Mtr1.1.1.hap1, whole genome shotgun sequence includes these proteins:
- the LOC134716537 gene encoding uncharacterized protein LOC134716537, with translation MASSLPDSSTKRAQVCLNVKCYFCRNFLAAKWKCLNCKIIMCEKCKVAEHSKNANSLKHNIVDIKEDGDIHAIPCDKHGDKLCYSYCRNCEEIICKECLVNSHLEHSKADIQTIYNERLQYFRKQFSPEVNPKAFSFIFGYFNRLDVSQKAMDITLKLRNIIGTNLSFISPILRTTNSLWISCWKDQSLNELGIGSEITNLRTYSDKKVYDITMSNDGELLTFVADSCLYHLIDHLNIVHDFSPLLAKAVHATSSNIIVSTQDKKGAFPITEHSRRQIVILELDGKTVLNIIEYNEQKTPLFSLPNRITTNMKGDILVIDTLSMSDLGKIICLDKVKGNVKWSYRGYPNVNDAHGDNSFSPFDFAVTPVGNIVVADTINSALHFLSEAGIILKCFLTLSMNIKLPCSLDIDSDEMLWVGSNGYEGQSGNAKIQVLKYSGC, from the coding sequence ATGGCGTCTTCTTTACCAGATTCCAGTACAAAAAGAGCGCAAGTTTGCCTTAATGTGAAATGTTATTTCTGCAGAAACTTTTTGGCTGCAAAGTGGAAGTGCTTGAACTGTAAAATAATTATGTGTGAAAAATGTAAGGTGGCTGAACATTCTAAGAATGCAAATTCACTGAAACACAATATAGTCGATATAAAAGAAGACGGAGATATACACGCTATTCCATGCGACAAACATGGTGATAAACTATGTTACAGTTATTGCAGAAATTGTGAGGAGATAATATGCAAAGAATGTTTAGTTAACTCTCATCTCGAACATTCAAAGGCAGACATACAAACCATTTATAACGAACGACTTCAATATTTTCGGAAACAGTTTTCACCTGAAGTTAACCCAAAGGCTTTCAGTTTcatatttggatattttaacAGACTTGATGTTTCTCAAAAAGCAATGGATATAACTTTGAAACTAAGAAACATAATAGGAACCAATCTCTCGTTCATCAGTCCCATTTTAAGAACAACAAACTCTCTGTGGATCAGCTGTTGGAAAGACCAGTCCTTAAACGAATTAGGAATTGGGTCAGAAATAACAAACCTTCGAACTTACAGTGATAAAAAAGTCTACGATATAACAATGTCCAATGACGGAGAACTGCTAACGTTTGTTGCAGACAGTTGTCTATATCATCTTATTGATCATTTAAACATTGTTCATGATTTTAGCCCACTCTTAGCCAAGGCAGTTCATGCCACAAGTTCCAACATTATTGTTAGTACTCAGGATAAAAAGGGTGCTTTTCCAATTACGGAACATAGTAGACGTCAGATTGTTATTCTTGAACTAGATGGAAAGACAGTTCTCAATATTATAGAATACAATGAACAGAAAACACCACTATTTTCCCTTCCAAACAGAATAACAACTAACATGAAAGGTGATATTTTGGTTATAGATACTTTATCAATGAGTGACCTTGGAAAGATCATATGTCTTGACAAAGTGAAAGGAAATGTCAAATGGAGTTATCGGGGATATCCTAACGTAAATGATGCACATGGCGATAATAGCTTCAGTCCATTTGATTTCGCCGTTACCCCAGTTGGAAATATAGTTGTGGCCGATACAATTAATAGCGCTTTGCATTTTTTATCGGAAGCTGGCATAATACTGAAATGTTTCTTAACATTGTCAATGAATATTAAACTGCCATGTAGTTTGGATATTGATAGTGATGAAATGCTTTGGGTAGGATCTAATGGATACGAGGGTCAATCAGGAAATGCTAAGATTCAGGTTCTTAAATATAGCGGCTGTTAA